From Melospiza georgiana isolate bMelGeo1 chromosome 33, bMelGeo1.pri, whole genome shotgun sequence, the proteins below share one genomic window:
- the LOC131095050 gene encoding acanthoscurrin-2-like has product MRRASGEAAGGGAGGGRHKDGGGCGGSCCHGGPREVRGDRGATPPRGAGGLGGPHLGLGGLGDSGHPPQGSGGAGRGVRDRAPGGGGGTGMMGGGSGSASGGAPADGTLCPAAGRGGL; this is encoded by the exons ATGCGCAGAGCCAGCGGCGAGGccgccgggggcggggccggcggagGGAGGCACAAAGATGGCGGCGGGTGCGGCGGGAGTTGTTGCCATGGCGGCCCGCGGGAGGTGCGGGGGGACCGCGGGGCGACCCCGCCGAGGGGCGcaggggggctcggggggccgcacttggggctgggggggctcggGGACAGCGGACACCCCCCCcaggggagcggcggggccgggcggggggtGCGGGACAGGGCCCCGGGGGGCGGGGGGGGTACCGGGATGATGGGGGGGGGCAGCGGGAGCGCCTCAGGGGG ggCCCCCGCCGACGGGACGCTGTGTCCGGCCGCCGGGCGCGGGGGGCTGTGA
- the PPOX gene encoding protoporphyrinogen oxidase isoform X2 — MPPTVAVVGGGISGLAACYHLVRAPRPPKVVLLEASGRFGGWLQSSRSAEGAVFEHGPRGVRPAGPAGAQTLHMVSELGLAGDILAVPREHPAARNRFLYLGGALHPLPSGLGGVLRTVPPFSRALLWSALRDLLTPAGTAPDESAHGFAQRRFGPEVADLAVDSLCRGVFAGDSRALSVRSCFPALFQAERERGSVLLGLALPHGGVGGAGPEAGLARRARAERWSQWSLRGGMESLARALVAFVSPRGAELRCHTPLTHLRHRRGQWQLTVPGATLTADHVVSALPASALARALPPEAEPLARELRAIPAASVAVVNLQYEGAALPVTGFGHLVPSSEDPALLGIVYDSVAFPEHDGTPATPGAASLRLTVMLGGAWFQQSFGDPALVAPELLLSRARAAVSDHLGLAGTPRNAIVSVQQDCIPQYTLGHWERLERIQRFLKEQQLPLSLIGASYSGVSVNDCIASARAAVGQILGSPPEP; from the exons ATGCCGCCCACCGTGGCCGTCGTGGGCGGCGGCATCAGCGGCCTGGCCGCCTGCTACCACCTGGtgcgcgccccccgcccgcctaAG gtggtgctgctggaggccaGCGGCCGCTTCGgggggtggctgcagagctcccGGAGCGCCGAGGGCGCCGTGTTCGAGCATGGCCCGAGGGGCGTCCGGCCCGCGGGGCCCGCGGGGGCACAGACCCTGCACATG GTGTCGGAGCTGGGGCTGGCCGGTGAcatcctggctgtccccagggagcaCCCGGCGGCTCGGAACCGCTTCCTGTACCTGGGGGGGGCCCTgcaccccctgccctcgggCCTCGG GGGTGTGCTGCGCACGGTGCCCCCGTTCTCGCGggccctgctctggagcgcccTGCGGGATCTCCTGACCCCGGCGGGGACGGCGCCGGACGAGAGCGCCCACGGCTTCGCCCAGCGCCGCTTCGGGCCCGAG gtggcAGACCTGGCCGTGGATTCCCTGTGCCGGGGGGTGTTTGCCGGGGACAGCCGGGCCCTGAGCGTGcgcagctgcttccctgccctGTTCCAGGCCGAGAGAGAGAGGGGCTccgtgctgctggggctggcactgccacacg GTGGCGTTGGCGGGGCGGGCCCCGAGGCGGGGCtggcgcggcgggcgcgggccGAGCGCTGGAGCCAGTGGTCGCTGCGGGGCGGGATGGAGTCCCTGGCGCGGGCCCTGGTGGCCTTCGTGTCCCCGCGCGGCGCCGAGCTGCGCTGTCACACGCCCCTGACACACCTGCGCCACCGCCGCGGCCAGTGGCAG CTCACCGTGCCCGGTGCCACCCTCACGGCCGATCACGTCGTCAGCGCCCTCCCGGCCTCAG cgCTGGCGCGGGCGCTGCCGCCCGAGGCGGAGCCGCTGGCTCGGGAGCTCCGGGCCATCCCGGCCGCCTCGGTGGCCGTGGTGAACCTGCAGTACGAGGGCGCCGCGCTGCCCGTCACG GGCTTTGGGCACCTGGTGCCATCCTCGGAGGACCCGGCGCTGCTGGGCATCGTCTACGACTCGGTGGCGTTCCCGGAGCACGACGGGACCCCCGCGACCCCCGGGGCGGCCTCGCTGCGCCTCACg gtgaTGCTGGGCGGGGCCTGGTTCCAGCAGAGCTTTGGGGACCCCGCCCTGGTGGccccggagctgctgctgagccggGCACGGGCGGCCGTGAGCGACCACCTGGGGCTGGCCGGGACCCCCAGGAACGCCATCGTCAGCGTGCAGCAg gaCTGCATCCCCCAGTATACGCTGGGACACTGGGAGCGCTTAG AGCGCATCCAGCGGTTCctcaaggagcagcagctgcccctgagcctCATCGGCGCCTCCTACTCCGGGGTCTCCGTCAACGACTGCATCGCCAGCGCCAGGGCGGCCGTGGGgcagattttggggtccccccccgagccctga
- the PPOX gene encoding protoporphyrinogen oxidase isoform X1 yields the protein MPPTVAVVGGGISGLAACYHLVRAPRPPKVVLLEASGRFGGWLQSSRSAEGAVFEHGPRGVRPAGPAGAQTLHMVSELGLAGDILAVPREHPAARNRFLYLGGALHPLPSGLGGVLRTVPPFSRALLWSALRDLLTPAGTAPDESAHGFAQRRFGPEVADLAVDSLCRGVFAGDSRALSVRSCFPALFQAERERGSVLLGLALPHGGVGGAGPEAGLARRARAERWSQWSLRGGMESLARALVAFVSPRGAELRCHTPLTHLRHRRGQWQCPQCPLLSPQLTVPGATLTADHVVSALPASALARALPPEAEPLARELRAIPAASVAVVNLQYEGAALPVTGFGHLVPSSEDPALLGIVYDSVAFPEHDGTPATPGAASLRLTVMLGGAWFQQSFGDPALVAPELLLSRARAAVSDHLGLAGTPRNAIVSVQQDCIPQYTLGHWERLERIQRFLKEQQLPLSLIGASYSGVSVNDCIASARAAVGQILGSPPEP from the exons ATGCCGCCCACCGTGGCCGTCGTGGGCGGCGGCATCAGCGGCCTGGCCGCCTGCTACCACCTGGtgcgcgccccccgcccgcctaAG gtggtgctgctggaggccaGCGGCCGCTTCGgggggtggctgcagagctcccGGAGCGCCGAGGGCGCCGTGTTCGAGCATGGCCCGAGGGGCGTCCGGCCCGCGGGGCCCGCGGGGGCACAGACCCTGCACATG GTGTCGGAGCTGGGGCTGGCCGGTGAcatcctggctgtccccagggagcaCCCGGCGGCTCGGAACCGCTTCCTGTACCTGGGGGGGGCCCTgcaccccctgccctcgggCCTCGG GGGTGTGCTGCGCACGGTGCCCCCGTTCTCGCGggccctgctctggagcgcccTGCGGGATCTCCTGACCCCGGCGGGGACGGCGCCGGACGAGAGCGCCCACGGCTTCGCCCAGCGCCGCTTCGGGCCCGAG gtggcAGACCTGGCCGTGGATTCCCTGTGCCGGGGGGTGTTTGCCGGGGACAGCCGGGCCCTGAGCGTGcgcagctgcttccctgccctGTTCCAGGCCGAGAGAGAGAGGGGCTccgtgctgctggggctggcactgccacacg GTGGCGTTGGCGGGGCGGGCCCCGAGGCGGGGCtggcgcggcgggcgcgggccGAGCGCTGGAGCCAGTGGTCGCTGCGGGGCGGGATGGAGTCCCTGGCGCGGGCCCTGGTGGCCTTCGTGTCCCCGCGCGGCGCCGAGCTGCGCTGTCACACGCCCCTGACACACCTGCGCCACCGCCGCGGCCAGTGGCAG tgtccccagtgtcccctgctgtccccccagCTCACCGTGCCCGGTGCCACCCTCACGGCCGATCACGTCGTCAGCGCCCTCCCGGCCTCAG cgCTGGCGCGGGCGCTGCCGCCCGAGGCGGAGCCGCTGGCTCGGGAGCTCCGGGCCATCCCGGCCGCCTCGGTGGCCGTGGTGAACCTGCAGTACGAGGGCGCCGCGCTGCCCGTCACG GGCTTTGGGCACCTGGTGCCATCCTCGGAGGACCCGGCGCTGCTGGGCATCGTCTACGACTCGGTGGCGTTCCCGGAGCACGACGGGACCCCCGCGACCCCCGGGGCGGCCTCGCTGCGCCTCACg gtgaTGCTGGGCGGGGCCTGGTTCCAGCAGAGCTTTGGGGACCCCGCCCTGGTGGccccggagctgctgctgagccggGCACGGGCGGCCGTGAGCGACCACCTGGGGCTGGCCGGGACCCCCAGGAACGCCATCGTCAGCGTGCAGCAg gaCTGCATCCCCCAGTATACGCTGGGACACTGGGAGCGCTTAG AGCGCATCCAGCGGTTCctcaaggagcagcagctgcccctgagcctCATCGGCGCCTCCTACTCCGGGGTCTCCGTCAACGACTGCATCGCCAGCGCCAGGGCGGCCGTGGGgcagattttggggtccccccccgagccctga
- the USP21 gene encoding ubiquitin carboxyl-terminal hydrolase 21, protein MPQASEHRLGRARDPGAPVVTAQPRAGSRLPSGHRALSQERHAAPNGLSPAPKLRLLPPRPPPPPDDPRPKKLELERGRAAKRGDPAPRGPGGRRGPLKADHGVRVPGGAPQVPGSASFSLPSAAERRRSNLARSKSISIGDLSQGGGGGGGGGGGGVAGVPSRAEDVAVALSRLVLRDCGHPLGAGALALRRSSSLRRVAVSTGPDGKGTAALLSVRPEGGPRARPEPAFGHGPGSPASGRTEDKAATHHTLLLGSGHVGLRNLGNTCFMNAVLQCLSSTKPLRDYCLRRDFQQEQPPGPRAPQELTEAFADVIAALWHPDSSEAVNPGRFKAVFQKYVPSFTGYSQQDAQEFLKFFMDRLHVEINRKGRRTPSILSDTRRAPALEDPETLSDDERANQMWKRYLEREDSKIVDLFVGQLKSCLKCQACGYRSTTFEVFCDLSLPIPKKSFAGGKVSLHDCFSLFTKEEELDSENAPVCDKCRQRTRSTKKLTIQRFPRILVLHLNRFSTTRYSIKKCSVFVDFPLQQLNLREFASEKAGSPVYSLYALCNHSGSVHYGHYTAFCRDPAGWRVYNDSRVSPISENQVPSSEGYVLFYELEEPPGRRA, encoded by the exons ATGCCCCAGGCCTCGGAGCACCGCCTGGGCCGCGCCAGGGACCCCGGTGCCCCCGTGGTGACGGCGCAGCCCCGGGCGGGCTCCCGCCTGCCCAGCGGGCACCGAGCGCTGAGCCAGGAGCGCCATGCGGCCCCCAacgggctcagcccggcccccAAACTGCGCCTGCTGCCcccccggcccccgccgccccccgacGACCCCCGCCCCaagaagctggagctggagcggggccgggcggccAAACGGGGGGACCCCGCTCCCCGCGGGCCGGGGGGACGCCGGGGGCCGCTCAAGGCCGATCACGGCGTGAGGGTGCCCGGGGGAGCCCCGCAGGTGCCCGGCAGCGCCTCCTTCTCGCTGCCCAGCGCGGCCGAGCGCCGCCGGAGCAACCTGGCCCGCTCCAAATCCATCAGCATCGGCGACCTgagccagggaggaggaggaggaggaggcggcggtggcggcggtgTCGCCGGTGTCCCCAGCCGCGCCGAGGACGTGGCGGTGGCGCTGAGCCGCTTGGTGCTCAGGGACTGCGGGCACCCGCTGGGTGCGGGCGCGCTGGCGCTCCGCCGGAGCTCCTCGCTGCGCAGGGTCGCCGTGAGCACCGGGCCCGACGGCAAAGGCACCGCGGCGCTGCTCTCCGTGCGCCCCGAGGGCggcccccgcgcccgccccgaGCCCGCCTTCGGACACGGCCCCGGCAGCCCCGCCAGCGGCCGGACCGAGGACAAGGCCGCG ACACACCAcacgctgctgctgggctcggGCCACGTCGGCCTCAGGAATTTGGGCAACACG tgctTCATGAACGCCgtgctgcagtgcctgagcagcACCAAGCCCCTGCGCGATTACTGCCTGCGCCGCGacttccagcaggagcagccccccGGCCCCCGCGCCCCCCAGGAGCTCACCGAAG cCTTCGCCGATGTCATCGCCGCCCTCTGGCACCCCGACTCCTCCGAGGCCGTCAACCCCGGGCGCTTCAAGGCCGTGTTCCAGAAATACGTGCCCTCCTTCACGGGTTACAG CCAGCAGGACGCGCAGGAATTCCTCAAGTTCTTCATGGACCGGCTGCATGTGGAGATCAACAGGAAGGGCCGGCGCACCCCCAGCATCCTGTCGGACACACGGAGAGCCCCGGCCCTGGAGGACCCCGAAACGCTCAG CGACGACGAGCGCGCCAACCAGATGTGGAAGCGCTACCTGGAGAGGGAGGACAGCAAGATCGTGG ATCTCTTTGTGGGGCAGCTGAAGAGCTGCCTCAAGTGCCAGGCCTGCGGCTACCGCTCCACCACCTTCGAGGTGTTCTGCGACCTCTCGCTGCCCATCCCAAAG AAAAGCTTTGCCGGGGGCAAGGTCTCGCTGCACGACTGCTTCAGCCTCTTCACcaaggaggaggagctggactCGGAGAACGCCCCG GTGTGTGACAAGTGCCGGCAGCGCACGCGCAGCACCAAGAAGTTGACGATCCAGCGCTTCCCACGCATCCTGGTGCTCC ACCTGAACAGGTTCTCCACCACGCGCTACTCCATCAAGAAATGCTCCGTCTTCGTGGACTTCCCGCTGCAGCAGCTCAACCTGCGCGAGTTCGCCAGCGAGAAGGCGG gcagccctgtcTACAGCCTGTACGCTCTGTGCAACCACTCGGGCAGCGTGCACTACGGGCACTACACGGCGTTCTGCCGCGACCCCGCCGGTTGGCGCGTCTACAACGACTCCCG CGTCTCGCCCATCAGCGAGAACCAGGTGCCGTCCAGCGAGGGCTACGTGCTGTTCTACGAGCTGGAGGAGCCGCCCGGCCGCAGAGCCTGA
- the UFC1 gene encoding ubiquitin-fold modifier-conjugating enzyme 1: MADAAARRAVAELPLLRAPAGPRDREGWAERLREEYRALIQYVENNKRADTDWFRLESNPEGTRWSGRCWYIHELLKYEFNIEFEIPVTYPGTAPEIAIPELDGKTAKMYRGGKICLSDHFKPLWARNVPKFGLAHLMALGLGPWLAVEIPDLISKGLIQHKDK, from the exons ATGGCGGacgcggcggcgcggcgggcggtGGCGGAGCTGCCGCTGCTGCGGGCACCGGCGGGGCCGAGGGACCGCGAGGGCTGGGCCGAGCGGCTGCGAGAGGAGTACCGGGCGCTCATCCAG TACGTGGAGAACAACAAACGGGCTGACACCGATTGGTTCCGCCTGGAGTCCAACCCCGAGGGCACCCG gtggtCGGGCAGGTGCTGGTACATCCACGAGCTGCTCAAGTACGAGTTCAACATCGAGTTCGAG ATCCCGGTGACGTACCCGGGCACCGCCCCCGAAATCGCCATCCCCGAGCTGGACGGGAAAACAGCCAAGATGTACCG GGGGGGTAAGATCTGCCTCAGTGACCACTTCAAGCCCCTGTGGGCCAGGAACGTGCCCAAGTTCGGGCTGGCACACCTGATGGCACTGGGG ctgggTCCCTGGCTGGCCGTGGAGATCCCGGACCTGATCTCCAAAGGCCTCATCCAGCACAAGGACAAGTGA